The following are from one region of the Streptomyces rubrogriseus genome:
- a CDS encoding adenosine deaminase: MPLPKAELHLHIEGTLEPELAFALAARNGVSLPYADEDALREAYRFADLQSFLNLYYELMAVLRTERDFEDLANAYLARAAAQGVRHAEIFFDPQAHLARGVEMGTVMEGLWRALGASRENHGVSTRLILCFLRDESAESAMATLDAAKPYLDRITGVGLDSAEVGHPPVKFREVYEAAAALGLRRVAHAGEEGPPAYVVEALDVLGVERVDHGLRSVEDPALVERLVRERVPLTLCPLSNVRLRTVDTLADHPLPAMLDAGLMCTVNSDDPAYFGGYAGDNFDAVRQALGLTGERLRELARNSFLASFLEDDEELRARYLAEVEAYQFPAA, from the coding sequence ATGCCCCTGCCCAAAGCTGAACTGCACCTCCACATCGAAGGCACCCTGGAGCCCGAGCTGGCCTTCGCGCTGGCCGCCCGCAACGGCGTGTCCCTGCCGTACGCGGACGAGGACGCCCTGCGTGAGGCGTACCGCTTCGCCGACCTCCAGTCCTTCCTGAACCTGTACTACGAGCTGATGGCCGTCCTGCGCACCGAGCGGGACTTCGAGGACCTCGCGAACGCCTACCTCGCCCGCGCCGCCGCCCAGGGCGTCCGGCACGCCGAGATCTTCTTCGACCCGCAGGCCCACCTCGCCCGGGGCGTGGAGATGGGCACGGTCATGGAGGGGCTGTGGCGGGCACTGGGGGCCAGTCGTGAGAACCACGGCGTCTCCACCCGGCTGATCCTCTGCTTCCTGCGCGACGAGTCCGCCGAGTCGGCGATGGCGACGCTGGACGCGGCCAAGCCGTACCTCGACCGCATCACCGGCGTCGGCCTGGACTCCGCCGAGGTCGGCCACCCGCCCGTCAAGTTCCGCGAGGTGTACGAGGCCGCCGCCGCCCTCGGCCTGCGCCGGGTCGCGCACGCGGGCGAGGAGGGGCCGCCCGCGTACGTCGTCGAGGCCCTCGACGTCCTCGGCGTCGAGCGGGTCGACCACGGGCTGCGCTCGGTGGAGGACCCGGCACTGGTCGAGCGGCTGGTGCGCGAGCGCGTCCCGCTCACCCTGTGCCCGCTGTCCAACGTGCGGCTGCGCACGGTCGACACCCTCGCCGACCACCCGCTGCCCGCGATGCTCGACGCGGGCCTGATGTGCACGGTGAACTCCGACGACCCGGCCTACTTCGGCGGCTACGCGGGCGACAACTTCGACGCCGTGCGCCAGGCCCTCGGCCTGACCGGGGAGCGGCTGCGGGAGCTGGCCCGCAACTCGTTCCTCGCCTCCTTCCTCGAGGACGACGAGGAACTGCGCGCGCGGTACCTCGCGGAGGTCGAGGCGTACCAGTTCCCCGCCGCGTAG
- a CDS encoding 5-dehydro-4-deoxyglucarate dehydratase, whose product MQTTSVGPVPDPDPDTGRAAVVRRLREGMAASVLSFPLTSFHEDGSFDADGYRAYVAERLAAGPGALFPACGTGEFFSLDEDEYRQAVAIAVEETAGSVPVVAGTGYGWAQALRFARIAEEAGADALLVMPHYLTAAPQDGLVAQVERIAAGTRLPLIAYQRGQVAYTAESVRRLARVPGVIGLKDGHSDLDRLQRTVLAAPDDFLFFNGAATAEVQARAYAAVGVPAYSSAVHAFAPEIANAFLAALRGGDTGTVDKLLRDFYVPLVELRDRVPGYAVSLVKAAARLRGCPVGPVRAPLTDPSPADLAALKTLLTTGLDLVGAAL is encoded by the coding sequence ATGCAGACGACGAGTGTGGGCCCCGTCCCCGATCCCGACCCCGACACCGGGCGGGCGGCCGTCGTCCGGCGGCTGCGCGAAGGCATGGCGGCGAGCGTGCTGTCCTTCCCGCTGACCAGCTTCCACGAGGACGGCTCCTTCGACGCCGACGGATACCGGGCCTACGTCGCCGAACGGCTCGCCGCCGGTCCCGGAGCCCTCTTCCCCGCCTGCGGCACCGGCGAGTTCTTCTCCCTGGACGAGGACGAGTACCGGCAGGCGGTCGCCATCGCCGTCGAGGAGACGGCCGGGAGCGTGCCGGTCGTCGCCGGGACCGGCTACGGCTGGGCGCAGGCCCTGCGGTTCGCGCGCATCGCCGAGGAGGCCGGGGCCGACGCCCTCCTCGTCATGCCGCACTACCTCACCGCCGCCCCGCAGGACGGCCTGGTCGCCCAGGTGGAGCGGATCGCCGCGGGCACCCGGCTCCCGCTCATCGCCTACCAGCGCGGCCAGGTCGCCTACACCGCCGAGTCCGTCCGGCGCCTGGCCCGCGTCCCCGGCGTGATCGGCCTCAAGGACGGCCACAGCGACCTCGACCGCCTCCAGCGCACGGTCCTCGCCGCGCCCGACGACTTCCTGTTCTTCAACGGCGCCGCCACCGCCGAGGTCCAGGCCCGTGCCTACGCCGCCGTCGGCGTCCCCGCCTACTCCTCCGCCGTGCACGCCTTCGCGCCCGAGATCGCGAACGCCTTCCTCGCCGCCCTGCGCGGCGGCGACACCGGCACGGTCGACAAGCTGCTGCGCGACTTCTACGTCCCGCTCGTCGAACTGCGCGACCGCGTCCCCGGATACGCCGTGTCCCTGGTGAAGGCGGCGGCCCGGCTGCGCGGCTGCCCCGTCGGCCCCGTCCGCGCCCCCCTCACCGATCCGTCGCCCGCCGACCTCGCCGCCCTCAAGACCCTGCTCACCACCGGACTCGACCTCGTAGGAGCCGCCCTGTGA
- a CDS encoding histidine triad nucleotide-binding protein, translating to MAGEPQDDCLFCKIVAGQIPATIVRETDTTVAFRDINPQAPTHVLVIPKAHHKDAAALAAEAPQLAADVLRETQAVADDEKLDSYRTVFNTGSGAGQTVWHAHAHVLGGRGLEWPPG from the coding sequence GTGGCTGGCGAACCCCAGGACGACTGTCTGTTCTGCAAGATCGTCGCAGGGCAGATCCCCGCGACCATCGTCCGCGAGACGGACACCACCGTCGCCTTCCGGGACATCAACCCCCAGGCCCCCACCCACGTCCTGGTGATCCCCAAGGCGCACCACAAGGACGCCGCCGCCCTCGCCGCCGAGGCCCCGCAGCTCGCCGCCGACGTGCTGCGCGAGACCCAGGCCGTCGCCGACGACGAGAAGCTGGACAGTTACCGCACCGTCTTCAACACCGGCAGCGGCGCCGGCCAGACCGTCTGGCACGCGCACGCCCACGTGCTCGGCGGCCGCGGCCTCGAATGGCCCCCCGGATAA
- a CDS encoding MFS transporter: MFAPRTTPWPLVALFTAGYLPPYLLPTTVGRLDTSLPLSTTQAGAVGSALLLSSATAGFLLASRVQRVGARTLARLGLALAVLGYGAAALTTAVPAVVVGAVVGGFGSGTAMTVAATRIAAEKDPHRASTVGLLSVSALAGAVYLTVPQLGRAHGLPLAAIALTALAVWPLTGRLPGPAAASPAAVGTDATAPLPHRRSGLVLAVTVLCWSLAQNSLWGVSGRIGLTQAGLGNAALGAVFAVALGAGLVGVLVAGALGPRLGRAMPVGAGTVLIAGCIAVSASATTPTAFATGEIAWNTVYPVVLSYLIGLAASLDARGRWAVLVGSASSLGTAAGPLAGSVLSAQAGYAGMGMVLAAGLLLVAAPLTAVALHTAGRPLLPGAIRRRGGTPAALVAAATGTPSGAVPEVGAVEQPVVEIDVEAPAVAVRAAYDTAGPRQAAAAPGSGPG, from the coding sequence GTGTTCGCCCCCCGCACCACCCCCTGGCCCCTCGTCGCCCTTTTCACGGCCGGGTACCTGCCTCCGTACCTGCTGCCCACCACCGTCGGCAGGCTCGACACCAGCCTTCCGCTGTCCACCACGCAGGCGGGCGCCGTCGGCAGTGCGCTGCTGCTGAGTTCGGCGACCGCGGGCTTCCTGCTGGCCTCCCGGGTGCAGCGCGTCGGCGCCCGGACACTGGCCCGGCTCGGCCTCGCGCTGGCCGTCCTCGGCTACGGCGCCGCCGCGCTCACCACGGCCGTCCCGGCCGTCGTCGTCGGCGCGGTCGTGGGCGGTTTCGGATCGGGCACGGCCATGACGGTCGCCGCCACCCGGATCGCCGCCGAGAAGGATCCCCACCGCGCCTCCACGGTGGGCCTGCTGAGCGTGTCGGCGCTGGCCGGTGCGGTGTATCTGACGGTGCCGCAGCTCGGCCGGGCACACGGGCTGCCGCTGGCCGCGATCGCCCTGACGGCGCTGGCGGTGTGGCCGCTGACCGGCCGGCTGCCGGGCCCGGCGGCCGCCTCCCCGGCCGCAGTCGGCACCGACGCCACCGCCCCGCTCCCCCACCGCCGTTCGGGACTCGTCCTGGCCGTCACGGTGCTGTGCTGGTCCCTGGCCCAGAACTCCCTGTGGGGCGTCAGCGGCCGGATCGGGCTGACGCAGGCCGGACTGGGCAACGCCGCCCTCGGTGCCGTGTTCGCCGTCGCGCTGGGCGCGGGCCTGGTGGGCGTGCTGGTGGCGGGTGCGCTCGGGCCGCGGCTGGGGCGGGCGATGCCCGTCGGCGCCGGCACGGTGCTCATCGCGGGCTGTATCGCGGTGAGCGCGTCGGCGACGACACCGACGGCCTTCGCGACCGGCGAGATCGCCTGGAACACCGTCTACCCGGTCGTGCTGTCGTACCTGATCGGCCTCGCCGCCTCGCTCGACGCGCGCGGCCGGTGGGCGGTGCTCGTCGGCTCGGCGTCCTCGCTGGGCACCGCGGCCGGTCCGCTGGCCGGCAGCGTCCTGTCGGCGCAGGCCGGTTACGCGGGCATGGGGATGGTCCTGGCCGCCGGGCTGCTGCTGGTCGCCGCACCGCTGACCGCCGTCGCCCTGCACACCGCGGGCCGCCCGCTGCTGCCCGGCGCGATCCGCCGCCGCGGCGGCACCCCGGCCGCGCTGGTCGCCGCCGCCACCGGAACGCCGAGCGGTGCGGTGCCCGAGGTCGGTGCCGTGGAGCAGCCGGTCGTGGAGATCGACGTGGAGGCCCCGGCGGTGGCCGTCCGGGCCGCCTACGACACGGCGGGACCCCGGCAGGCGGCGGCCGCACCGGGGTCCGGGCCGGGCTGA
- a CDS encoding IclR family transcriptional regulator: MSETGDATPGGVREVKSAARTVELLEVLAARGDRPARLQELADGLGVPRSSMYALLQTLISRGWVRTDVTGSLYGIGIHALLTGTSYLDSDPRVRAVRPYLDEASEALGETIHLGRLDGHDVAYLATRESHEYLRTISRVGRRLPAHVGALGKALLAERPDADLPEGPYEVFTPNTHTSREALMADLARTRERGYSVDREEGVAGIVGFGFALRYDAPALDAVSCSVPVARLTPDHEARIVAVMREIRAKLEATVPAGGGSIHWR, from the coding sequence ATGTCGGAGACTGGGGACGCGACGCCGGGCGGCGTCCGCGAGGTGAAGTCCGCGGCGCGCACGGTGGAGCTGCTGGAGGTGCTGGCCGCGCGCGGCGACCGTCCGGCCCGCCTCCAGGAACTGGCGGACGGACTGGGGGTGCCGCGCAGTTCGATGTACGCGCTGCTGCAGACCCTGATCTCGCGCGGCTGGGTCCGCACCGACGTCACCGGCTCGCTCTACGGCATCGGCATCCACGCCCTGCTCACCGGCACCAGCTACCTGGACTCCGACCCCCGGGTGCGGGCGGTGCGGCCGTACCTCGACGAGGCGTCCGAGGCGCTGGGCGAGACCATCCACCTGGGGCGGCTGGACGGGCACGACGTGGCGTACCTGGCCACCCGGGAGTCGCACGAATACCTGCGCACGATCAGCCGGGTGGGACGCCGGCTGCCCGCCCACGTGGGCGCGCTCGGCAAGGCGCTGCTGGCGGAGCGGCCGGACGCGGACCTGCCCGAGGGGCCGTACGAGGTGTTCACCCCGAACACGCACACCAGCAGGGAGGCCCTGATGGCCGACCTCGCCCGGACCAGGGAGCGCGGATACTCCGTCGACCGCGAGGAGGGTGTGGCCGGCATCGTCGGTTTCGGCTTCGCGCTGCGCTACGACGCCCCGGCGCTGGACGCGGTCAGCTGCTCGGTGCCGGTGGCCCGGCTGACGCCGGATCACGAGGCACGGATCGTGGCGGTGATGCGGGAGATCAGGGCAAAACTGGAGGCGACGGTTCCGGCCGGAGGCGGCTCGATCCACTGGCGTTAG
- a CDS encoding glucarate dehydratase family protein yields MTRDLTITAVHLTPILVADPPLLNTQGVHQPYTPRLIVEVETADGVTGVGETYGDAKYLELARPFADKLVSRQVSDLNGLFTLADEVAVDSSRVSGQVDVGGLRGVQTADKLRLSVVSGFEVACLDALGKALGLPVHALLGGKVRDAVEYSAYLFYKWADHPEGVAGEKDDWGAAVDPAGIVAQARAFTERYGFTSFKLKGGVFPPEEEIAAVKALAEAFPGHPLRLDPNGAWSVETSLEVAAELGDVLEYLEDPALGTPAMAEVAAKTGVPLATNMCVTTFAEIQEAFTKGAVQVVLSDHHYWGGLRNTQQLAAVCRTFGVGVSMHSNTHLGISLAAMTHVAATVPNLHHACDSHYPWQSEDVLTERLTFDGGKVAVSDAPGLGVELDRERLAFLHRRWLEDDGTLRDRDDAAAMRVADPEWVTPSVPRW; encoded by the coding sequence GTGACCCGCGACCTCACCATCACGGCCGTCCACCTGACGCCGATCCTGGTCGCCGACCCGCCCCTGCTGAACACCCAGGGCGTGCACCAGCCCTACACCCCCCGCCTGATCGTCGAGGTGGAGACCGCCGACGGCGTCACCGGCGTCGGCGAGACCTACGGCGACGCCAAGTACCTGGAGCTGGCCCGTCCGTTCGCGGACAAGCTGGTCAGCCGTCAGGTGTCCGACCTGAACGGCCTGTTCACCCTCGCCGACGAGGTCGCCGTCGACTCCTCCCGGGTTTCCGGGCAGGTGGACGTCGGCGGGCTGCGCGGCGTCCAGACCGCCGACAAGCTGCGCCTGTCCGTCGTCTCCGGCTTCGAGGTCGCCTGCCTCGACGCCCTCGGCAAGGCGCTCGGCCTGCCCGTGCACGCCCTGCTCGGCGGCAAGGTCCGCGACGCCGTCGAGTACAGCGCCTACCTCTTCTACAAGTGGGCCGACCACCCCGAGGGCGTGGCCGGAGAGAAGGACGACTGGGGAGCGGCCGTCGACCCGGCCGGCATCGTCGCCCAGGCCCGCGCCTTCACCGAGCGGTACGGCTTCACCTCCTTCAAGCTCAAGGGCGGCGTCTTCCCGCCGGAGGAGGAGATCGCCGCGGTCAAGGCGCTCGCCGAGGCGTTCCCCGGGCACCCCCTGCGCCTGGACCCCAACGGCGCCTGGTCCGTGGAGACCTCCCTCGAGGTCGCGGCGGAACTCGGCGACGTCCTGGAGTACCTGGAGGACCCCGCGCTCGGCACCCCGGCGATGGCCGAGGTCGCCGCGAAGACCGGGGTGCCGCTCGCCACCAACATGTGCGTGACGACGTTCGCCGAGATCCAGGAGGCGTTCACCAAGGGCGCCGTGCAGGTCGTGCTCTCCGACCACCACTACTGGGGCGGACTGCGCAACACCCAGCAACTGGCCGCCGTCTGCCGCACCTTCGGCGTCGGCGTCTCCATGCACTCCAACACCCACCTGGGCATCAGCCTCGCCGCGATGACCCACGTCGCGGCCACCGTGCCCAACCTCCACCACGCCTGCGACTCCCACTACCCCTGGCAGTCCGAGGACGTGCTCACCGAACGGCTGACCTTCGACGGCGGCAAGGTCGCCGTCTCCGACGCTCCCGGCCTCGGCGTCGAACTCGACCGCGAGCGCCTGGCGTTCCTGCACCGGCGCTGGCTCGAGGACGACGGCACGCTGCGCGACCGCGACGACGCGGCGGCGATGCGGGTCGCCGACCCGGAGTGGGTCACCCCGTCCGTCCCGCGTTGGTGA
- a CDS encoding ribonuclease Z, whose product MSVRELVVLGTASQVPTRHRNHNGYLLRWDGEGILFDPGEGTQRQMLRAGVAAHDLNRICVTHFHGDHSLGLAGVIQRINLDRVPHEISAHYPRSGQRFFERLRYATAYRETVALTEAPVAADGPLAVTPAYTLDARRLSHPVESYGYRLTEPDGRRMLPDRLAAHGIKGPDVGRIQRDGSLHGVPLDEVSEVRRGQRFAFVMDTRLCEGVHALAEGCDLLVIESTFLDEDENLATDHGHLTAGQAARVARDAGVRHLVLTHFSQRYSDPEEFERQARAAGYAGELTVARDLTRVPVPKRR is encoded by the coding sequence ATGTCCGTACGTGAACTCGTCGTCCTCGGCACCGCCAGCCAGGTCCCGACCCGGCACCGCAACCACAACGGCTACCTGCTGCGCTGGGACGGCGAGGGCATCCTGTTCGACCCCGGCGAGGGCACCCAGCGCCAGATGCTGCGCGCCGGGGTCGCCGCCCACGACCTGAACCGGATCTGCGTCACGCACTTCCACGGCGACCACAGCCTGGGCCTCGCCGGGGTGATCCAGCGCATCAACCTCGACCGGGTCCCGCACGAGATCAGCGCCCACTACCCGCGCTCCGGGCAGCGTTTCTTCGAGCGCCTGCGGTACGCCACCGCCTACCGCGAGACCGTCGCCCTCACCGAGGCCCCGGTCGCCGCCGACGGCCCCCTCGCGGTCACCCCCGCCTACACCCTGGACGCCCGCAGGCTGTCGCACCCCGTCGAGTCGTACGGCTACCGGCTCACCGAGCCCGACGGCCGCCGCATGCTGCCCGACCGCCTCGCCGCGCACGGCATCAAGGGCCCCGACGTCGGCCGCATCCAGCGCGACGGCTCGCTGCACGGCGTCCCGCTCGACGAGGTCAGCGAGGTCCGCCGCGGCCAGCGGTTCGCGTTCGTCATGGACACCCGGCTCTGCGAGGGCGTGCACGCGCTCGCCGAGGGGTGCGACCTGCTCGTCATCGAGTCGACCTTCCTCGACGAGGACGAGAACCTCGCCACCGACCACGGCCACCTCACCGCCGGGCAGGCCGCGCGGGTGGCCCGGGACGCGGGGGTACGGCACCTGGTGCTCACCCACTTCAGCCAGCGCTACTCGGATCCCGAGGAGTTCGAACGGCAGGCCCGCGCGGCCGGTTACGCGGGCGAGCTGACCGTGGCCCGCGACCTCACCCGCGTACCGGTTCCGAAACGTCGGTGA
- a CDS encoding S41 family peptidase — translation MGVTQPAAPAYLRFPHPHGELVAFTAEDDVWLAPLDGGRAWRVSADNVPVNHPRISPDGTTVAWTSTRDGAPEVHVAPVDGGPAKRLTHWGSIRTQVRGWTADGRVLALSTYGQASLRRSWARALPLDGGPATTLPYGPVGDVAQGPHTVLLSAPMGREAAWWKRYRGGTAGKLWIDREDDGEFVRLHDGLDGNIEYPFWVGDRIAFLSDHEGTGALYSSLADGSDLRRHTPVDGFYARHAATDGSRVVYSCAGELWTLDDLDGAEPRRLDVRLGGARVDLQSYPVNAARWFGSASPDHTARGSAVAVRGGVHWVTHRSGPARALAATPGVRTRLPRTFRVDGEEWVVWVTDAEGDDALEFAPATGLAPGATARRLAAGQLGRVLHLAVAPDGSRVAVASHDGRVLLVERESGEVREVDRSEDGDASGLVFSPDSSWLAWSHPGPEPLRQLKLANTTDLSVSEATPLRFKDYSPAFTLDGKHLAFLSTRSFDPVYDEHVFDLAFVEGARPYLITLAATTPSPFGPQRHGRPFETPDREETPDSEGTPTTRIDIEGLADRIVPFPVEAARYSRLRAAKDGVLWLRHPLTGVLGASRANPEDPDPNTELERYDLAQQRVEHLGGDADHFEVSGDGKRVLLWTDGRLKVVPSDRRASGDEDSDTNITVDLGRVRQTVEPAAEWRQMFDETGRIMRDHYWRADMNGVDWDGVLDRYRPVLDRVATHDDLVDLLWEVHGELGTSHAYVTPRGGHGSGARQGLLGADLSRHEDGAWRIDRVLPSETSDPDARSPLAAPGVAVRAGDAIVAVAGQAVDPVTGPGPLLVGTAGKPVELTISPSGGGEVRHAVVVPLADEEPLRYHAWVADRRAYVHDKSGGRLGYLHVPDMQAPGWAQIHRDLRVEVAREGLVVDVRENRGGHTSQLVVEKLARRIVGWDLPRGMRPTSYPQDAPRGPVVAVANEFSGSDGDIVNAAIKALGIGPVVGVRTWGGVIGIDSRYRLVDGTLITQPKYAFWLEGYGWGVENHGVDPDVEVPQRPQDHAAGRDPQLDEAIALALAALEETPAKTPPTLP, via the coding sequence ATGGGGGTGACTCAGCCCGCAGCGCCTGCCTACCTCCGCTTTCCGCACCCGCACGGCGAGTTGGTCGCCTTCACCGCCGAGGACGACGTGTGGCTCGCCCCGCTCGACGGCGGCCGTGCCTGGCGGGTCAGCGCCGACAACGTGCCGGTGAACCACCCGCGGATCTCGCCCGACGGCACCACGGTCGCCTGGACCTCCACCCGCGACGGCGCCCCCGAGGTGCACGTCGCCCCCGTCGACGGCGGCCCCGCCAAGCGCCTCACCCACTGGGGCAGCATCAGGACCCAGGTACGCGGCTGGACCGCCGACGGCCGCGTCCTCGCCCTGAGCACCTACGGCCAGGCCAGCCTGCGCCGCAGCTGGGCCCGCGCCCTCCCGCTGGACGGCGGCCCGGCGACCACCCTGCCGTACGGACCCGTCGGCGACGTCGCCCAGGGCCCGCACACCGTGCTGCTGTCCGCGCCGATGGGCCGCGAGGCCGCCTGGTGGAAGCGCTACCGGGGCGGCACCGCGGGCAAGCTGTGGATCGACCGCGAGGACGACGGCGAGTTCGTCCGCCTGCACGACGGCCTCGACGGCAACATCGAGTACCCCTTCTGGGTCGGCGACCGGATCGCCTTCCTCTCCGACCACGAGGGCACCGGCGCCCTCTACTCCTCCCTCGCCGACGGCTCCGACCTGCGCCGGCACACACCAGTCGACGGCTTCTACGCCCGGCACGCAGCGACCGACGGCAGCCGCGTCGTCTACTCCTGTGCCGGTGAGCTGTGGACCCTGGACGACCTCGACGGCGCCGAACCGCGCCGCCTGGACGTCCGGCTCGGCGGCGCCCGCGTCGACCTCCAGTCGTACCCGGTCAACGCCGCCCGCTGGTTCGGCTCCGCGTCCCCCGACCACACCGCGCGCGGCAGCGCCGTCGCCGTCCGCGGCGGCGTGCACTGGGTCACCCACCGCTCCGGACCCGCCCGCGCCCTCGCGGCCACCCCGGGCGTGCGCACCCGGCTGCCGCGTACCTTCCGCGTCGACGGCGAGGAGTGGGTGGTGTGGGTGACGGACGCCGAGGGCGACGACGCCCTGGAGTTCGCGCCCGCCACCGGACTCGCCCCCGGTGCCACCGCACGGCGCCTGGCCGCCGGGCAGCTCGGCCGGGTGCTGCACCTCGCCGTGGCCCCCGACGGCAGCCGCGTCGCCGTCGCCTCGCACGACGGGCGGGTCCTGCTCGTCGAGCGCGAGAGCGGCGAGGTCCGCGAGGTCGACCGCAGCGAGGACGGCGACGCCTCCGGCCTGGTCTTCTCGCCCGACTCCTCCTGGCTCGCCTGGTCCCACCCCGGCCCGGAGCCGCTGCGCCAGCTCAAGCTCGCCAACACCACCGACCTGTCGGTGAGCGAGGCGACGCCGCTGCGCTTCAAGGACTACTCGCCGGCCTTCACCCTGGACGGCAAGCACCTCGCCTTCCTCTCCACCCGCTCCTTCGACCCGGTCTACGACGAGCACGTCTTCGACCTGGCCTTCGTCGAGGGCGCCCGGCCCTACCTGATCACCCTCGCCGCGACCACGCCCTCGCCCTTCGGTCCGCAGCGCCACGGCCGCCCCTTCGAGACGCCGGACCGCGAGGAGACCCCCGACAGCGAGGGCACCCCCACCACCCGGATCGACATCGAGGGCCTCGCCGACCGGATCGTGCCCTTCCCGGTCGAGGCCGCCCGCTACTCCCGGCTGCGCGCCGCCAAGGACGGCGTCCTGTGGCTGCGCCACCCGCTCACCGGCGTCCTCGGCGCCTCCCGCGCCAATCCGGAGGACCCCGACCCGAACACCGAACTGGAGCGGTACGACCTCGCCCAGCAGCGCGTCGAGCACCTCGGCGGCGACGCCGACCACTTCGAGGTAAGCGGCGACGGCAAGCGGGTGCTGCTGTGGACCGACGGCCGGCTCAAGGTCGTCCCCAGCGACCGGCGGGCCTCCGGCGACGAGGACAGCGACACCAACATCACCGTCGACCTGGGCCGGGTCCGGCAGACCGTCGAACCGGCCGCCGAGTGGCGGCAGATGTTCGACGAGACCGGCCGCATCATGCGCGACCACTACTGGCGGGCCGACATGAACGGCGTCGACTGGGACGGCGTCCTGGACCGCTACCGGCCCGTCCTGGACCGCGTCGCCACCCACGACGACCTGGTCGACCTGCTGTGGGAGGTGCACGGCGAACTGGGCACCTCGCACGCCTACGTCACCCCGCGCGGCGGCCACGGCTCCGGCGCCCGGCAGGGCCTGCTCGGCGCGGACCTCTCCCGCCACGAGGACGGCGCCTGGCGCATCGACCGTGTCCTGCCGTCCGAGACCTCCGACCCCGACGCCCGCTCCCCGCTCGCCGCACCCGGGGTCGCGGTGCGCGCCGGGGACGCGATCGTCGCGGTGGCGGGACAGGCCGTGGACCCGGTCACCGGTCCCGGACCACTGCTCGTCGGTACGGCGGGCAAGCCCGTCGAGCTGACCATCTCCCCCTCCGGCGGCGGAGAGGTGCGGCACGCCGTCGTCGTCCCGCTCGCCGACGAGGAGCCGCTGCGCTACCACGCCTGGGTCGCCGACCGCCGCGCCTACGTCCACGACAAGTCCGGCGGCCGGCTCGGCTACCTGCACGTCCCGGACATGCAGGCGCCCGGCTGGGCCCAGATCCACCGCGACCTGCGCGTCGAGGTGGCCCGGGAGGGCCTGGTCGTCGACGTCCGCGAGAACCGCGGCGGCCACACCTCCCAGCTGGTGGTGGAGAAGCTGGCCCGGCGCATCGTCGGCTGGGACCTGCCGCGCGGGATGCGGCCGACCAGCTACCCGCAGGACGCGCCCCGCGGGCCGGTCGTCGCGGTCGCCAACGAGTTCTCCGGCTCCGACGGCGACATCGTCAACGCGGCGATCAAGGCGCTGGGCATCGGCCCGGTCGTCGGGGTCCGCACCTGGGGCGGCGTCATCGGCATCGACAGCCGCTACCGGCTGGTCGACGGCACGCTGATCACGCAGCCCAAGTACGCGTTCTGGCTGGAGGGATACGGCTGGGGCGTGGAGAACCACGGCGTCGACCCCGACGTCGAGGTCCCCCAGCGCCCGCAGGACCACGCGGCGGGCCGCGACCCTCAACTGGACGAGGCGATCGCGCTCGCGCTGGCGGCCCTGGAGGAAACCCCGGCGAAGACACCGCCCACGCTGCCGTAG